From the genome of Ectobacillus sp. JY-23, one region includes:
- a CDS encoding two-component system regulatory protein YycI — protein sequence MDWIKIKNIFIITFLILDLFLVYQIFENRNNNQLEQIAVTTLEERLEEDNITYVELPKEPTKAAYITGRRKVFKDEEIRSLKNQYAILESENMIVSKLKEPLPIPKNDKGYFFEEFLRTYVLEGTRYKYWKAEEKERKVYFFQQYKNQNILYNNDAMVVLDYNEKDEITSYTQTMLTNISEMVGSKKDQEIITSVKALEALHSKNELKPGSRVTKVEIGYYTIVTPSSGAQVIAPTWHFMINGKDDFFVNAREGQIFNIGKDNKQWSEEE from the coding sequence TTGGATTGGATTAAAATAAAAAATATTTTTATTATTACCTTTTTAATCTTAGATCTTTTCCTTGTTTATCAAATTTTTGAAAACCGAAATAACAATCAGTTAGAACAAATTGCAGTTACCACACTTGAAGAGCGACTTGAGGAAGATAATATCACGTATGTTGAACTTCCAAAAGAACCTACCAAAGCAGCTTATATAACAGGTAGACGTAAGGTTTTTAAAGATGAAGAAATACGCTCTTTAAAGAATCAATACGCAATTTTAGAAAGCGAAAATATGATTGTAAGCAAGTTAAAAGAACCACTTCCTATCCCTAAAAATGATAAGGGGTATTTTTTTGAGGAGTTTCTACGCACATATGTATTAGAGGGAACAAGATATAAGTATTGGAAAGCGGAAGAAAAAGAGCGCAAGGTTTATTTCTTTCAGCAATATAAAAATCAAAACATCTTATATAACAACGATGCGATGGTTGTATTAGACTATAACGAGAAAGATGAAATTACTTCTTATACGCAAACAATGCTTACTAATATTTCAGAAATGGTAGGAAGTAAAAAAGATCAAGAAATTATTACATCTGTGAAGGCGCTAGAGGCTCTTCACTCTAAAAATGAACTTAAACCAGGAAGCCGTGTAACGAAAGTAGAGATTGGATATTATACAATTGTTACACCTTCTTCAGGTGCGCAGGTCATTGCGCCTACTTGGCACTTTATGATTAATGGAAAAGATGATTTTTTTGTAAATGCGAGAGAAGGACAAATTTTTAACATTGGCAAGGATAATAAACAATGGAGTGAAGAAGAATGA
- a CDS encoding MBL fold metallo-hydrolase: MSLHFSVLASGSTGNMLYVGTENQKLLVDAGLSGKNAEALFQQVDANIADLSGILVTHEHSDHVKGLGVLARKYKLPIYANEKTWRAMEHLIGNIPTEQKFIFPTGTIKTFGDIDVESFGVSHDAAEPMFYVFHHDNKKLTIITDTGYVSDRMKGVIKGSDVFIFESNHDVEMLRMGRYPWSVKRRILSDVGHVSNEDAALAMYDVITDQTKHIYLAHLSLDNNMKELANMSVSQVLQSKGIDVGRSLFVHDTDPKEATKIQYV; this comes from the coding sequence ATGAGTTTACATTTCAGTGTACTTGCCAGTGGAAGTACAGGCAATATGTTATATGTAGGAACGGAAAATCAAAAACTGCTTGTCGATGCGGGACTAAGCGGAAAGAATGCAGAAGCCCTTTTTCAGCAGGTAGATGCAAATATAGCCGACTTATCAGGTATTCTAGTAACCCATGAGCATAGTGACCATGTAAAAGGACTTGGGGTACTTGCTAGAAAATATAAGCTCCCGATATATGCGAATGAAAAAACGTGGCGCGCTATGGAACACTTAATTGGAAACATTCCAACCGAACAAAAGTTTATCTTTCCAACAGGTACCATAAAAACATTTGGTGATATTGATGTAGAATCCTTTGGCGTATCTCACGATGCTGCGGAGCCTATGTTTTATGTTTTTCATCATGATAATAAAAAGCTCACTATCATTACAGATACAGGATATGTGAGCGACAGGATGAAGGGTGTTATTAAAGGCTCTGATGTGTTCATTTTTGAAAGTAACCATGATGTAGAAATGCTGCGAATGGGTCGCTATCCATGGAGCGTTAAAAGAAGAATTTTAAGTGATGTTGGCCATGTATCCAATGAAGATGCTGCTTTGGCCATGTACGATGTAATTACGGATCAAACAAAGCATATTTATTTGGCGCATTTAAGCTTAGATAACAATATGAAAGAGCTGGCAAACATGTCTGTGTCTCAGGTACTACAAAGTAAAGGGATCGATGTAGGACGCTCTTTATTTGTGCATGATACAGACCCAAAAGAAGCCACAAAAATTCAATACGTATAA
- the yycF gene encoding response regulator YycF produces MMGKKILVVDDEKPIADILKFNLEKEGFEIVMAHDGEEAIEKVEAEKPDMVLLDIMLPGKDGLEVCREIRKTYEMPIIMLTAKDSEIDKVLGLELGADDYVTKPFSTRELLARVKANLRRHQQVGSAEKEENAEIIIGPVVINSNAYSVTKREESIELTHREFELLHYLAKHLGQVMTREHLLQTVWGYDYFGDVRTVDVTVRRLREKIEDNPSHPTLIVTRRGVGYYLRDPEQE; encoded by the coding sequence ATGATGGGAAAAAAGATTTTAGTCGTTGATGATGAAAAACCAATTGCCGACATTTTAAAGTTCAACCTTGAAAAAGAAGGCTTTGAGATTGTCATGGCGCATGATGGTGAAGAAGCCATTGAAAAAGTGGAAGCTGAGAAGCCAGACATGGTTTTATTAGATATTATGTTACCAGGAAAAGATGGACTAGAGGTATGTCGTGAAATTCGAAAAACATATGAGATGCCTATCATTATGTTGACTGCTAAGGATTCTGAAATTGATAAAGTATTAGGGCTGGAGTTAGGCGCGGATGATTACGTTACAAAGCCTTTCAGTACAAGAGAATTATTAGCACGTGTTAAAGCAAACCTACGTCGTCACCAACAGGTTGGCAGCGCAGAAAAAGAAGAAAACGCAGAAATTATAATTGGACCGGTTGTAATTAACTCAAACGCATATAGCGTTACAAAGCGCGAAGAGAGCATTGAATTAACACATCGTGAATTTGAACTGCTTCATTATCTAGCAAAGCATCTTGGACAAGTTATGACTCGTGAGCACTTACTACAAACAGTGTGGGGCTACGACTATTTCGGAGATGTTCGTACAGTAGATGTTACAGTACGCCGCTTACGTGAGAAAATTGAAGATAATCCAAGTCATCCCACACTCATTGTGACACGAAGAGGTGTAGGATATTATCTTCGTGATCCAGAGCAGGAATAA
- the walK gene encoding cell wall metabolism sensor histidine kinase WalK, with protein sequence MKKVGFFQSIHLKFVLIYMLLILLAMQIIGIYFVGELEKRLLDNFQTSLTKRTDLLAYNLRGEFSKEREKDDPIGVATQKLLKSFISGPNDDVQEVQFIDENSRVLATSNSSNEAAIGRKTNDLRVKQALVSGNAPEPKMEQNAEGERVQVNVVPLIVEEKTKGVIYITASMEDVYGQMKEINQIFATGTVIALIVTAGLGILLAQTITRPISDMRRQAMEMAKGNYSRKVKVYGYDEIGQLALAFNNLSKKLLQARASTESERRKLTSVLSHMTDGVIATDRKGRIILLNDPAEKMLNVSRETALDQQILEMLGIEEEYTLDQLFQEPDSVLLDFSTRDEPYILRASFSVIQKDTGKVNGLIAVLYDVTEQEKIDRERREFVANVSHELRTPLTTMRSYLEALSDGAWQDPNIAPNFLSVAQDETERMIRLVNDLLQLSKMDSTEYQLMKDWVEFTEFFSNIIDRFEMSKEQNVSFKRAYSKKSRFMEIDEDKITQVLYNIISNALKYSPEGGTITYRLRERADMLEISISDQGMGIPKENVDKIFDRFYRVEKARSRRMGGTGLGLAIAKEMIKAHGGDIWAKSEEGKGTTIYFTLPLGKEQEDDWE encoded by the coding sequence ATGAAAAAAGTTGGTTTTTTTCAATCTATACATCTCAAGTTCGTCCTTATTTATATGCTCTTGATTTTATTGGCCATGCAAATCATTGGCATATATTTTGTAGGCGAACTCGAGAAAAGACTTCTTGATAACTTTCAAACATCATTAACCAAACGAACAGATTTACTTGCGTATAATTTGCGCGGGGAATTTTCTAAGGAACGAGAAAAGGATGACCCGATTGGTGTAGCAACGCAAAAGCTTTTAAAGAGCTTTATATCAGGTCCGAATGATGATGTACAGGAAGTTCAATTTATTGATGAAAATAGTCGAGTGCTGGCAACATCCAACTCTTCTAATGAGGCCGCTATCGGGCGTAAAACAAATGATTTACGAGTAAAGCAGGCTCTTGTCTCAGGAAATGCACCTGAACCTAAAATGGAGCAAAATGCTGAGGGTGAACGTGTACAAGTAAATGTGGTACCACTTATTGTAGAGGAAAAGACGAAAGGTGTTATTTACATTACAGCTTCAATGGAAGATGTATACGGGCAAATGAAAGAAATCAATCAGATTTTTGCTACAGGAACTGTCATCGCATTGATTGTTACTGCTGGTCTGGGGATATTACTTGCACAAACAATTACCCGTCCGATATCTGATATGCGTAGACAAGCAATGGAGATGGCTAAAGGAAATTACTCTCGTAAAGTAAAGGTATACGGTTACGACGAAATTGGACAGCTTGCGTTAGCGTTTAACAATTTATCAAAAAAGTTGCTACAAGCAAGGGCTTCAACAGAGAGTGAAAGACGCAAACTCACATCTGTCTTATCTCACATGACAGATGGTGTAATTGCCACAGATCGAAAAGGAAGAATTATTTTATTAAATGATCCTGCAGAAAAGATGCTGAATGTTTCACGTGAAACAGCTTTGGATCAACAAATCCTTGAGATGCTAGGCATTGAAGAAGAATATACATTAGATCAACTATTTCAAGAGCCGGATTCAGTTCTTTTGGATTTTAGTACACGTGATGAGCCTTATATTTTACGAGCGAGTTTTTCTGTTATTCAAAAGGATACTGGTAAGGTTAATGGTCTTATTGCCGTTTTATATGATGTAACTGAACAAGAGAAAATCGATAGAGAAAGACGTGAGTTTGTAGCAAATGTTTCACATGAGCTACGTACGCCGCTTACTACGATGCGAAGCTACTTAGAGGCTTTGAGTGATGGCGCTTGGCAGGATCCAAACATTGCACCTAACTTCTTGTCTGTAGCGCAAGATGAAACAGAACGTATGATACGTCTTGTAAATGATTTGCTTCAACTGTCTAAAATGGATAGTACAGAGTATCAATTAATGAAGGATTGGGTAGAGTTTACCGAATTCTTTAGTAACATTATTGACCGCTTTGAAATGTCTAAAGAGCAAAATGTATCCTTTAAGCGTGCTTACTCTAAAAAGAGTCGCTTCATGGAGATAGACGAAGATAAGATTACACAAGTTTTATATAATATTATTTCTAATGCTTTAAAGTACTCGCCAGAAGGTGGTACCATTACGTATCGTTTACGTGAGCGAGCGGATATGCTTGAAATTAGTATCAGCGATCAAGGTATGGGCATACCGAAGGAAAACGTAGATAAGATATTTGACCGCTTCTATCGTGTTGAAAAAGCGAGATCGCGTCGCATGGGTGGTACAGGGCTAGGACTTGCCATTGCTAAAGAGATGATTAAGGCGCACGGAGGAGATATTTGGGCAAAAAGTGAAGAAGGAAAAGGAACAACTATTTACTTCACCCTGCCGCTTGGAAAAGAGCAAGAGGATGATTGGGAATGA
- the yycH gene encoding YycH family regulatory protein: MNIENFKTILLINLVAISLFLSYSLWTWQPASDSTSKQKYVQEDTEIQQKKVADFIFPTQMLVHRENDHIVSMKGSDIAAMYHALEEGEFDNFRDISNKIPREEFLSFVHGEFKTELVFNTDITFTTMRNIFSIKHKGLNSYSFDRIVIHLPPDKQEEELKVYFISYDYQKVYEMTMTGYAVQQLEMIQNQFVEKAAQKYFMYRVSDQRAIFLPETEQKMPSIPYIASEMSRDMLKNALFTDPRYVKEEETKTEESYTDGTRLLQVKKDKRMISYENSAVAGNGYVSSSALVQKSIDFINSHGGWTDTYRLYDVNAKRGQTSFRLYVDNSYPVFTRSGIAALKQSWGTEELSKYERPLLQLNLKGEEEDVMLPSGRAIIAQLTNATSHNAKELRSIYIGYEIIPQSGRGGGTVNVIKLEPIWVIAYKSPKTGIYYKRFSGVEGGDLIGLD; the protein is encoded by the coding sequence ATGAATATTGAAAACTTTAAAACCATTTTATTAATAAACCTTGTGGCAATCAGTCTTTTTCTATCCTATAGCCTATGGACATGGCAGCCAGCATCTGACTCAACTTCAAAACAAAAATATGTGCAGGAAGATACTGAAATACAACAAAAAAAGGTAGCTGATTTCATCTTTCCCACACAAATGCTGGTACATCGTGAGAATGATCATATTGTTAGCATGAAAGGCTCCGATATAGCAGCCATGTATCATGCATTGGAAGAGGGTGAATTTGATAACTTCAGAGATATCTCCAATAAAATTCCTAGGGAGGAATTTTTATCTTTTGTTCATGGAGAATTTAAAACAGAGTTGGTTTTTAATACAGATATCACTTTTACAACTATGCGAAATATATTTTCCATTAAACATAAGGGATTAAACTCTTACAGCTTTGATCGTATCGTCATCCACCTACCTCCTGATAAACAGGAAGAAGAACTGAAGGTTTATTTCATCTCCTATGATTATCAAAAGGTATATGAAATGACCATGACAGGTTACGCAGTACAGCAGTTAGAGATGATTCAAAATCAATTTGTGGAGAAGGCCGCACAGAAGTATTTTATGTATCGTGTTAGTGACCAGCGCGCAATCTTTTTGCCTGAAACAGAACAAAAAATGCCGAGCATCCCTTACATTGCTAGCGAAATGTCCCGGGATATGCTAAAAAATGCTTTGTTCACAGATCCACGGTATGTAAAGGAAGAGGAAACAAAAACAGAAGAGAGCTATACTGATGGAACAAGACTTTTGCAGGTAAAAAAAGACAAGCGTATGATTTCTTATGAAAACTCTGCTGTTGCAGGAAATGGATATGTAAGCAGTAGCGCCCTAGTCCAAAAAAGCATTGATTTTATCAATAGTCACGGTGGTTGGACAGATACGTATCGGCTGTATGATGTGAATGCTAAGAGAGGACAAACTTCTTTTCGATTATATGTGGATAATAGCTATCCTGTTTTTACAAGAAGCGGAATCGCTGCATTAAAACAATCCTGGGGAACAGAGGAATTAAGTAAATATGAAAGACCTCTTCTGCAGCTAAATTTAAAAGGTGAAGAAGAAGACGTAATGCTACCTTCAGGACGTGCTATTATTGCACAGCTAACAAATGCGACAAGTCACAATGCAAAAGAATTGCGAAGCATTTATATAGGATATGAAATTATTCCGCAATCAGGAAGAGGCGGAGGAACGGTCAACGTCATCAAATTAGAGCCGATATGGGTAATAGCTTATAAATCACCGAAAACAGGTATATATTACAAACGATTTTCTGGGGTAGAAGGAGGAGATCTGATTGGATTGGATTAA